One Triticum dicoccoides isolate Atlit2015 ecotype Zavitan chromosome 5B, WEW_v2.0, whole genome shotgun sequence genomic window carries:
- the LOC119305555 gene encoding zinc finger AN1 domain-containing stress-associated protein 17-like, producing MVRRGTEAFPDLGAHCDREDCNQLDFLPFDCNGCGKVFCTEHRAYVDHGCPLAADNGRTVVVCEACGDSIERAGSDETDAQILEKHARSRRGCDPARKLKPRCPARRCKETLTFSNTSHCKECGQKLCLKHRFPEDHGCSRVSPVGAAAAARRAGDCGRDAQKTKDGGGWALPPLIRNFN from the coding sequence ATGGTGCGGCGGGGCACGGAGGCGTTCCCGGACCTGGGCGCGCACTGCGACAGGGAGGACTGCAACCAGCTCGACTTCCTGCCCTTCGACTGCAACGGCTGCGGCAAGGTGTTCTGCACGGAGCACCGCGCGTACGTTGACCACGGCTGCCCGCTCGCGGCCGACAACGGCCGCACCGTCGTCGTCTGCGAGGCCTGCGGCGACTCCATCGAGCGCGCCGGGTCGGACGAGACGGATGCGCAGATCCTCGAGAAGCACGCGCGGTCGCGCCGGGGCTGCGACCCGGCCAGGAAGCTCAAGCCGCGATGCCCCGCGCGGCGCTGCAAGGAGACACTCACCTTCTCCAACACGAGCCACTGCAAGGAGTGCGGGCAGAAGCTGTGCCTCAAGCACCGGTTCCCCGAGGACCACGGGTGCTCGCGCGTGTCGCCGGtgggggccgccgccgccgcgaggagGGCCGGCGACTGCGGCCGCGACGCGCAGAAGACAAAGGACGGCGGTGGGTGGGCGCTGCCGCCGTTGATCCGGAATTTCAATTGA